The Filimonas lacunae genomic sequence GAAGGAACCTATATGCTGGTAAAGCGATATAGTGACAAGTTTAAACACCATTTGCTGGTGCAGGATGTTCCTGACCGCAGTCTTATATTAATACATCCGGCCAATAATGCCGAATTGGAATTAAAAGGATGCATTGCACCGGTAAGCACTTTGTTAAGGCCGGGCTGTGGTGAAAAATCCAGGATGGTTTTTGATCCATTGATGAAACTGGTTTATGCAGCGCTGAACAGAGGAGAGGAAATAACCCTGCATATCCAGGCTATTTAGGAACAATAAAGCTATTGTGCTAAAAACAATGGTTTTGTTAATAGCAGGTTTCATTGCAGGAGAAATAAATAAATCAGGAATTTTGAGGAAGGGCGGCAATTTTTTGCCACCCTTTTTTATTTATTCTATCTGATAAACATACTTCCTGAAAATGCTGAAAACCCTTACACAGAAACCATTTCATCAATCATTAGTTACCAGCGATTTTAATCACGGGGAGACATATCCCTAGAACAAGTGGTCCACCATTAAATTCAATCGTGCTATTTTGTCCCGTTGTTTGGCTAACTATCTTTTTTAGGATAATTAGCTAAGCGTTTAGATAACATCCAATAAGAATATGAAAACCCTTGTGCGTTTGACCCTTAGGCCTATACATATACTTTCGGTAGTGCTGTGCGTGTTGTTTTGTAATAGTGCTTCTGGACAAGCAGGTATTGCGGTTGATAATATTGTATCAGGCACCTACGCGCCAGGTGCTTCAATTGGAGTGGAAATAACACCTTCAGGAACATTTAATGCAGGCAATACTTTTCAGGTTTACCTGTCTGATGCCAGTGGTAGTTTTGCCAGTCAAACTCTGATAAGTACTTATACCGCTACTTATACTAATGCTATAAATGCAACTTTACCTACTTCACTTGCTGCAGGTACAGGATATAAAATAAAGGTGGTGTCTACTGACCCTGCCATATCCACTGTATATGGGGGTACAATTTCGGTTGCTACAGGTACTACAGTAAACGCTTCTGCTACAGCTTCTGGTACTAACGTAATAGTAGCAGGTTCCATATATGGTTCCTGCGTGCCGGCAGTAAATAAAACCCTTACTATCAGAAACAACTCCACTCCGGGTGCCAATGTTACTGTTAAGCTGGTTAATGATCTTACAGGGGCTGATGTTTCTTCTTATGCTGTATATAATTCTGGTATCAATGGTTGGGATCTTACCCTGCCATCCCTTGCCTATTATACATTTACAGTAACTGCAGAATTGAATGGAGTTGTAAGTACTGCTTCTTATACAATATTAAATAGTACCACTAACAATAACATTGGTTCTAATGGTAGCCAAACAGGTTGTATGCCTAACAGCATTGATATTAACCTGGGTATGGATCTATTAAAAACCAACTACCCTGGATTACGTTACCAGATTTCATGGGGTGATGGTACTACTGAATATATTTCACTGGATTCATTGATAAAAAGCAATGGTAAGATCACTCACCTGTACACAAAAACATCGTGTGATGAAGTGGGTGGAAAATTTACTGTAACCTCTACTATTGCAGTTCCTTCTAACTGGAATTTTTGTAACCTCAATAACCCGGCTTTTCTTACAATACAGGTTTTCCTTGCTCCGGATGCCCGCATTTCATTAAGTTCCGGCCGGGTGTGCGTTAACTCAAACATTACAATCAGAAGTACCAGTCTTGTAGGCCAGGGTACATATGATGGAGGAAACGTGTGTGAGGGTAAAGCTATATATACCTGGATATTAGATGGTACAACTATATATGATCCTGGTGTGCCAGAGGCAGCTCCGCCAGATCAGGTGTTAACTTTCCCTACACCAGGTGTACACCAGATAACGC encodes the following:
- a CDS encoding DUF5675 family protein gives rise to the protein MEDNMMKLTLTRTYRPGGTNGTLELNGKLVCYTIELPWRDNKPQVSCIPEGTYMLVKRYSDKFKHHLLVQDVPDRSLILIHPANNAELELKGCIAPVSTLLRPGCGEKSRMVFDPLMKLVYAALNRGEEITLHIQAI